From a single Micromonospora carbonacea genomic region:
- a CDS encoding MinD/ParA family ATP-binding protein: MDDNADRVHVPGQQPVPERDIEPLWPPEATDPGRAGSAPAWATTTAAGPVPYREEAEPSFVASDAYPSLGATPGAYAPPHQGVGSPGEGLAATGPEQGGPGPDAWAAPGTDRPDTWAAPGTDGRDAWAAPGTGGHAPVPAETAWAPPAVGGVPAPRAGQPTPGPVDLHLPFTLDPQAAPGPLPGDFDGSPGDAALSEQPTAAAGPPATDGTTAAGPVPVAPGVTAVGPMAAPGVPAAGAPATNSNGAAGGAEGPGGGRVAESPWALPPQRPAPSRATGAEARPAPPQPTETAARPAPPGPADGVPRPVEAVPPQPADGMPRPVEAAPPQPPGPFPPVMNPPGPLAPSPYPPAVAGPVEPYAEGYPATAGEASAGWGPGPQQPPPGPVRPDAAPPAPRQPGQGHPDQAHPVAGQPGIGQPATTGWYPPGWPPQPTPQQPTTARQPVAPVPQPPYREADGVTRVPPGYPEPAWTPDTGVAPTAEDFARRRQVRPADPVATMGVRAVVNKTGLIKLAPGRHEQEMRRDIEMVRRNFGGLRQVTVVNPKGGAGKTVAILLLAMTFGQKRGGYVLAWDNNETQGTLGMRAQQDFHSRTVRDMLRDLGQFQGAHGRVGDLSQYVRSQGEGMFDVLASDESATGGEMLTASAFAEIREVVSRFYKLIFVDTGNNVRAQNWQAAMDATDQLVVTMSARNDSAETAARMLDHLEQSGRHRLVRQAVTVVSMPPSRKEIDLPAIQEHFAARTRAVLLAPYERLIDTGEPIRYGQLSSATRDAWLKIAASVAEGL, from the coding sequence GTGGACGACAACGCCGACCGGGTCCACGTGCCCGGCCAGCAGCCGGTGCCGGAGCGGGACATCGAGCCGCTCTGGCCACCGGAAGCGACCGACCCCGGGCGGGCCGGCTCCGCTCCGGCGTGGGCCACGACAACCGCGGCGGGTCCCGTGCCGTACCGGGAGGAGGCCGAGCCGTCGTTCGTCGCCTCCGACGCCTACCCGTCGCTGGGGGCCACGCCGGGCGCCTACGCGCCGCCCCACCAGGGAGTCGGGTCGCCGGGCGAGGGGCTCGCGGCGACGGGCCCGGAGCAGGGCGGGCCGGGGCCGGACGCCTGGGCCGCTCCCGGCACGGACAGGCCCGATACCTGGGCTGCTCCCGGCACGGACGGGCGCGACGCCTGGGCCGCGCCCGGCACGGGCGGTCATGCGCCGGTGCCGGCGGAGACGGCCTGGGCACCGCCCGCCGTGGGCGGGGTGCCGGCTCCCCGGGCGGGGCAACCGACGCCCGGTCCGGTCGACCTGCACCTGCCCTTCACCCTGGACCCGCAGGCAGCGCCGGGCCCGCTCCCGGGCGACTTCGACGGGTCGCCGGGCGACGCCGCGCTGTCGGAGCAGCCCACGGCCGCCGCGGGTCCTCCCGCCACCGACGGGACGACGGCCGCCGGGCCGGTCCCGGTGGCACCGGGCGTGACGGCGGTCGGGCCGATGGCGGCACCGGGCGTGCCGGCAGCCGGGGCCCCCGCCACGAACAGCAACGGTGCGGCCGGCGGCGCGGAGGGGCCGGGCGGGGGGCGGGTGGCCGAGTCACCGTGGGCGCTGCCGCCGCAGCGGCCCGCACCGTCGCGGGCGACCGGGGCGGAGGCACGCCCGGCACCGCCGCAGCCGACCGAAACCGCGGCCCGTCCCGCACCGCCGGGGCCTGCCGACGGGGTGCCGCGCCCGGTCGAGGCGGTGCCGCCGCAGCCGGCCGACGGGATGCCGCGCCCGGTCGAGGCAGCGCCGCCGCAGCCGCCCGGACCGTTCCCGCCGGTGATGAACCCGCCCGGGCCGTTGGCCCCCAGCCCGTACCCGCCGGCCGTCGCCGGGCCGGTCGAGCCGTACGCGGAGGGCTATCCGGCCACGGCCGGCGAGGCGTCGGCGGGGTGGGGTCCCGGGCCGCAGCAGCCGCCGCCCGGCCCGGTCCGACCCGACGCGGCCCCGCCCGCCCCGAGGCAGCCCGGCCAGGGGCACCCCGACCAGGCCCACCCGGTTGCGGGGCAACCCGGGATCGGGCAGCCGGCCACGACGGGGTGGTACCCGCCGGGCTGGCCGCCGCAGCCGACGCCGCAGCAGCCCACGACGGCCCGGCAGCCGGTGGCACCGGTGCCGCAGCCGCCGTACCGGGAGGCCGACGGGGTGACCCGGGTGCCGCCGGGGTACCCGGAGCCGGCGTGGACGCCGGACACCGGGGTCGCGCCGACCGCCGAGGACTTCGCCCGCCGCCGACAGGTGCGCCCGGCCGACCCGGTGGCCACGATGGGCGTACGGGCGGTGGTGAACAAGACGGGGCTGATCAAGCTCGCGCCGGGGCGGCACGAGCAGGAGATGCGCCGCGACATCGAGATGGTGCGCCGCAACTTCGGTGGGCTGCGCCAGGTGACCGTGGTCAACCCGAAGGGCGGCGCGGGCAAGACCGTGGCCATCCTGCTGCTCGCCATGACCTTCGGCCAGAAGCGCGGCGGGTACGTGCTGGCCTGGGACAACAACGAGACCCAGGGCACCCTGGGGATGCGCGCCCAGCAGGACTTCCACTCCCGCACGGTGCGCGACATGCTGCGTGATCTCGGCCAGTTCCAGGGCGCGCACGGGCGGGTCGGCGACCTGTCGCAGTACGTCCGCTCGCAGGGCGAGGGCATGTTCGACGTGCTCGCCTCGGACGAGTCGGCCACCGGCGGGGAGATGCTCACCGCGTCGGCGTTCGCCGAGATCCGGGAGGTGGTCAGCCGGTTCTACAAGCTGATCTTCGTGGACACCGGCAACAACGTCCGGGCGCAGAACTGGCAGGCCGCGATGGATGCCACCGACCAGCTCGTGGTGACCATGTCGGCCCGTAACGACTCGGCGGAGACGGCCGCCCGGATGCTCGACCACCTGGAGCAGAGCGGCCGGCACCGGCTGGTCCGGCAGGCGGTGACGGTGGTGTCCATGCCGCCGTCACGCAAGGAGATCGACCTGCCCGCCATCCAGGAGCACTTCGCGGCCCGGACCCGGGCGGTGCTGCTCGCCCCGTACGAGCGGTTGATCGACACCGGGGAGCCGATCCGGTACGGGCAGCTCTCGTCGGCCACCCGCGACGCCTGGCTGAAGATCGCCGCATCGGTGGCCGAGGGCCTCTGA
- a CDS encoding DUF3151 domain-containing protein: MQNLLPEPPATLLPAHDEADTALAAAKEAGTDEAYAEVAARFPTYSAGWGALASRALADGQVVPAYAYARTGYHRGLDQLRRSGWKGHGPVPWSHTPNRGFLRCLYVLSRAAGEIGEADEAARCAQFLRDCDPAAGDALASA, from the coding sequence ATGCAGAACCTGTTGCCTGAGCCGCCGGCCACCCTCCTGCCGGCCCACGACGAGGCCGACACCGCCTTGGCCGCCGCCAAGGAGGCCGGCACCGACGAGGCGTACGCCGAGGTCGCGGCCCGCTTCCCGACCTACAGTGCGGGCTGGGGTGCGCTCGCGAGCCGGGCCCTGGCCGACGGCCAGGTCGTCCCCGCGTACGCCTACGCCCGGACCGGATACCACCGGGGCCTCGACCAGCTGCGCCGCAGCGGCTGGAAGGGCCACGGCCCGGTGCCCTGGTCGCACACGCCGAACCGGGGCTTCCTGCGCTGCCTCTACGTGCTCTCCCGGGCCGCCGGCGAGATCGGCGAGGCGGACGAGGCCGCGCGCTGCGCCCAGTTCCTGCGCGACTGCGACCCGGCCGCCGGGGACGCCCTGGCCAGCGCCTGA
- a CDS encoding LOG family protein — translation MPTPPPADVISPHDTSATEIETRSAFEQRLAGGSLAGLTVQGLRLDVDPIPDLSGTEVTGTLFVGCRFASREVGADLVRRGANVVPPFSGLPYPTQPSHLYTPEDLAAGFAEGGFAGMYDTRVYEHFRAHGGALPDVREALGQRLHDHGVDNALVDATRAWLATHGPQSVVGVMGGHAVRRGSVPYRMAAVLGWELARADRLVVTGGGPGVMEAANLGAYLSTRPAGELTAAIDLLATAPDFTDHDRYTSAALEVRVRYAPAVPRQRDPDLNLDLGWARAGGLAIPTWLYGHEPANLFAGRIAKYFSNAIREDTILRLARGGIVFAPGRAGTVQEVFQAATKTYYGTDGASGAYVFLDRAYWTTELPVESLLRPLLAASPFGDLSGTVHLTDDVREAVRVLTAG, via the coding sequence GTGCCGACCCCACCTCCCGCGGACGTCATCTCCCCGCACGACACCAGCGCCACCGAGATCGAGACCCGCAGCGCGTTCGAACAGCGGCTGGCCGGCGGAAGCCTGGCCGGGCTCACCGTGCAGGGCCTGCGCCTCGACGTGGACCCGATCCCCGACCTGAGCGGGACGGAGGTGACGGGCACCCTCTTCGTCGGCTGCCGGTTCGCCTCCCGCGAGGTGGGCGCGGACCTGGTCCGGCGCGGCGCGAACGTGGTGCCGCCCTTCTCCGGGCTGCCGTACCCGACCCAGCCCTCGCACCTCTACACCCCCGAGGACCTGGCCGCCGGGTTCGCCGAGGGCGGCTTCGCCGGCATGTACGACACCCGGGTGTACGAGCACTTCCGGGCGCACGGCGGGGCGCTGCCGGACGTCAGGGAGGCGCTCGGTCAGCGGCTGCACGATCACGGCGTGGACAACGCGCTGGTCGACGCCACCCGCGCCTGGCTGGCCACGCACGGGCCGCAGTCCGTGGTGGGCGTGATGGGCGGGCACGCGGTGCGCCGGGGCAGCGTGCCGTACCGGATGGCGGCGGTGCTGGGCTGGGAGCTGGCGCGGGCCGACCGGCTGGTGGTGACCGGCGGCGGGCCGGGCGTGATGGAGGCGGCCAACCTGGGCGCGTACCTGTCGACCCGCCCGGCCGGGGAGCTGACGGCGGCGATCGACCTGCTTGCGACCGCGCCGGACTTCACCGACCACGACCGGTACACGTCCGCCGCCCTGGAGGTCCGGGTGCGGTACGCCCCGGCGGTGCCCCGGCAGCGCGACCCGGACCTCAACCTGGACCTGGGCTGGGCGCGGGCCGGCGGGCTGGCCATCCCCACCTGGCTGTACGGGCACGAGCCGGCGAACCTGTTCGCGGGGCGGATCGCGAAGTACTTCTCGAACGCCATCCGGGAGGACACGATCCTGCGGCTGGCCCGGGGCGGGATCGTCTTCGCGCCGGGCCGGGCCGGCACGGTGCAGGAGGTGTTCCAGGCGGCGACGAAGACGTACTACGGCACGGACGGGGCGAGCGGCGCGTACGTCTTCCTCGACCGGGCGTACTGGACGACGGAGCTGCCGGTGGAGTCGCTGCTGCGCCCGCTGCTGGCCGCCTCGCCGTTCGGCGACCTGTCGGGAACGGTGCACCTCACCGACGACGTGCGCGAGGCGGTCCGCGTCCTGACGGCGGGCTAG
- the fbaA gene encoding class II fructose-bisphosphate aldolase, which translates to MPIASPEVYAEMLDRAKAGRYAYPAINVTSSQTLNAALKGFADAESDGIIQVSTGGAEYLSGPSVKDMVTGAVAFAAYAHEVAKKYPVNVALHTDHCPKDKLDKFVRPLMQVSKERVAAGQEPLFQSHMWDGSAVPVAENLEIAAELLDRAAEAKIVLEIEVGVVGGEEDGVENAINDKLYTTVEDGLAMVEALGLGEKGRYMAALTFGNVHGVYKPGNVKLRPEILNNIQEAVAAKYGREKPLSLVFHGGSGSLLSEIREALDYGVVKMNIDTDTQYAFTRPVADHMFRNYDGVLKIDGEVGNKKQYDPRTWGKLAEAGLAARVVEACEHLRSTGTKLK; encoded by the coding sequence ATGCCCATCGCTTCCCCCGAGGTCTACGCGGAGATGCTGGACCGCGCCAAGGCGGGCCGGTACGCGTACCCCGCGATCAACGTGACGTCCTCGCAGACGCTGAACGCGGCGCTCAAGGGCTTCGCCGACGCGGAGAGCGACGGCATCATCCAGGTCTCCACCGGCGGCGCGGAGTACCTCTCCGGTCCGTCCGTGAAGGACATGGTCACCGGCGCGGTGGCGTTCGCCGCGTACGCGCACGAGGTCGCCAAGAAGTACCCGGTCAACGTCGCGCTGCACACCGACCACTGCCCGAAGGACAAGCTGGACAAGTTCGTCCGGCCCCTGATGCAGGTCTCCAAGGAGCGGGTCGCCGCCGGCCAGGAGCCGCTGTTCCAGTCGCACATGTGGGACGGCTCGGCCGTGCCCGTGGCGGAGAACCTGGAGATCGCCGCCGAGCTGCTCGACCGGGCCGCCGAGGCCAAGATCGTCCTGGAGATCGAGGTCGGCGTCGTCGGTGGCGAGGAGGACGGCGTCGAGAACGCCATCAACGACAAGCTCTACACCACCGTCGAGGACGGCCTGGCCATGGTCGAGGCGCTCGGCCTGGGCGAGAAGGGCCGCTACATGGCGGCGCTGACCTTCGGCAACGTGCACGGCGTCTACAAGCCGGGCAACGTGAAGCTCCGCCCGGAGATCCTGAACAACATCCAGGAGGCCGTCGCCGCCAAGTACGGCAGGGAGAAGCCGCTCAGCCTGGTCTTCCACGGCGGCTCCGGCTCGCTGCTGTCCGAGATCCGCGAGGCGCTGGACTACGGCGTGGTGAAGATGAACATCGACACCGACACCCAGTACGCCTTCACCCGGCCCGTCGCCGACCACATGTTCCGCAACTACGACGGCGTGCTGAAGATCGACGGCGAGGTCGGCAACAAGAAGCAGTACGACCCGCGCACCTGGGGCAAGCTCGCCGAGGCCGGGCTCGCCGCCCGCGTCGTCGAGGCCTGCGAGCACCTGCGCTCCACCGGCACCAAGCTCAAGTAA
- a CDS encoding phage holin family protein has protein sequence MGFLIRLAITAIALWITTLIVPGVDVGGRTGGNTVLTLVAVALIFGVVNAVLKPAIKVVGCVFYLLTLGLFALVVNALLFLLTDWIARHLDLPFRVEGFWPAFWGAIVMAVVTWLISVAVPDSLADR, from the coding sequence GTGGGCTTCCTGATCCGGCTGGCGATCACCGCGATCGCGTTGTGGATCACCACGTTGATCGTGCCCGGCGTCGACGTGGGTGGCCGCACCGGTGGCAACACCGTGCTGACCCTGGTGGCGGTGGCGTTGATCTTCGGCGTGGTCAACGCCGTACTCAAGCCGGCGATCAAGGTGGTGGGCTGCGTCTTCTACCTGCTGACCCTGGGGCTGTTCGCGCTGGTGGTCAACGCGCTGCTGTTCCTGCTGACCGACTGGATCGCCCGCCACCTGGACCTGCCGTTCCGGGTGGAGGGTTTCTGGCCCGCCTTCTGGGGGGCCATCGTGATGGCGGTGGTGACGTGGCTGATCAGCGTCGCCGTGCCGGACAGCCTCGCGGACCGGTGA
- a CDS encoding LPXTG cell wall anchor domain-containing protein encodes MLRSPIRRCLAGLGVAGVLVVASATPALAAPTANLDLYVQDATVAPDSPGTSRGLSIYTDRSTVLPDVTVRYDYRSLAGRVTLTGGGGNAECAAPEPGVLVCAEESDIPVDEIYGGGTQPVRIVVTDKAEPGDAGDLKVSLQVAGKDRGSYTSGLRVGEGVDLAGGPDSTLAAKPGGKFEAPLTVVNVGTKAVEGVVAVFDLDHSIRTRDRFSNCLYAEDHLIACQFDEEIPAGEGRTTTLDFHLGTDTYAPSNQYGNAVFMTNGDFEDLFGQREDAGALATTRGGGPKLTLADAPTKTARAAQTDTEPGNNYTSWSIRVSGTNGTDLQAIGDTVKGEAGAVVTATVGFRNNGPATLDRVNNDHEAATHTGVELPPGTTAVGFPDNCWLRYGSTRTYLCSSDMLLVVGETYTLEFRLRIDKVVPDARGVVQVNAECECPAGGSFQDDIKPANDKAWLVVNAAGSGGGGGGSLPITGSATGLIAGIGGLLLVAGIGGYLVARRRRTHFVA; translated from the coding sequence ATGCTCAGGTCCCCGATCCGGCGTTGCCTGGCCGGGCTCGGCGTCGCAGGCGTGCTCGTCGTCGCCTCCGCCACCCCCGCCCTCGCCGCGCCCACGGCCAACCTCGATCTCTACGTCCAGGACGCCACCGTGGCCCCGGACTCGCCCGGCACGTCCCGCGGCCTGAGCATCTACACCGACCGCTCGACCGTGCTGCCCGATGTCACGGTGCGGTACGACTACCGCTCCCTGGCCGGCAGGGTCACCCTGACCGGTGGCGGGGGGAACGCGGAGTGCGCCGCGCCGGAGCCGGGCGTCCTGGTCTGCGCGGAGGAATCCGACATCCCGGTCGACGAGATCTACGGCGGGGGGACCCAGCCGGTGCGCATCGTCGTCACCGACAAGGCGGAGCCCGGCGACGCCGGCGACCTGAAGGTCAGCCTCCAGGTGGCCGGCAAGGATCGGGGCAGCTACACGTCCGGGCTCCGGGTCGGCGAGGGCGTCGACCTGGCCGGCGGGCCGGACAGCACGCTGGCCGCCAAGCCGGGTGGGAAGTTCGAGGCACCGCTGACCGTGGTCAACGTCGGCACGAAGGCCGTCGAGGGCGTCGTCGCAGTCTTCGACCTCGACCACTCGATCCGGACCAGGGACCGGTTCAGCAACTGCCTCTACGCCGAGGACCACCTGATCGCCTGTCAGTTCGACGAGGAGATCCCGGCGGGCGAGGGACGCACCACCACGCTCGACTTCCACCTCGGCACGGACACCTACGCGCCGAGCAACCAGTACGGCAACGCCGTGTTCATGACGAACGGGGACTTCGAGGACCTGTTCGGCCAGCGCGAGGACGCCGGCGCCCTGGCGACCACGCGCGGCGGCGGGCCGAAGCTGACCCTGGCCGACGCACCGACGAAGACGGCGCGGGCCGCCCAGACCGACACCGAACCGGGCAACAACTACACCTCGTGGAGCATCAGGGTCTCCGGCACGAACGGCACCGACCTCCAGGCGATCGGCGACACGGTGAAGGGCGAGGCCGGCGCGGTCGTCACCGCCACCGTCGGCTTCCGGAACAACGGTCCGGCGACCCTCGACAGGGTGAACAACGACCACGAGGCCGCCACCCACACGGGTGTCGAGCTGCCGCCGGGCACCACCGCCGTCGGGTTCCCCGACAACTGCTGGTTGCGATACGGCAGCACCCGCACGTACCTGTGCAGCTCGGACATGCTCCTGGTGGTCGGCGAGACCTACACCCTGGAGTTCCGACTGCGCATCGACAAGGTCGTCCCGGACGCCCGCGGCGTCGTGCAGGTCAACGCAGAGTGCGAGTGCCCCGCCGGCGGCAGCTTCCAGGACGACATCAAGCCGGCCAACGACAAGGCCTGGCTCGTGGTCAACGCGGCCGGCAGCGGCGGCGGGGGTGGCGGCTCGCTGCCGATCACCGGCTCCGCCACCGGCCTGATCGCCGGCATCGGCGGCCTGCTGCTCGTGGCCGGCATCGGCGGCTACCTGGTGGCCCGACGCCGCCGCACCCACTTCGTCGCCTGA
- a CDS encoding 3' terminal RNA ribose 2'-O-methyltransferase Hen1 yields the protein MLLTLTTTHRPATDLGYLLVKHPDRMHSFELPVGAAHVLYPEADEQRCTAALIVDVDPLRLAGGHGRGRRQAATPDTFTLGQYVNDRPYAASSLLASALAKVFRSALRGESRDRPELAAAPIPLQVRVPVLRCRGGGDLAARVFAPLGWAVTAAPIPLDETHPQWGDSRYVDLTLTGTLRLADALNHLYVLLPVLDDAKHYWVAPDEIDKLLRAGAGWLAGHPERATITRRYLAHRRALAGEAMARLAEQRLADEPPVDSVAEEERAEVPRRPALALRRREAVLGALAASGATRVLDLGCGPGALLSALVGDRRFTEVVGTDVSAHALTLAARRLRLDRLPERQRDRIRLWQSALTYRDDRLRGYDAAVLMEVIEHVDPPRLPALEDAVFGHARPATVVVTTPNVEHNVRYEGLGVGRFRHADHRFEWTRAEFAAWVDRVAATYGYTAEVRGVGDDDPEVGPPTQLAVFRTAGTTTAGPGTNTGPGTTAEPTTREAAR from the coding sequence GTGCTGCTCACCCTCACCACGACGCACCGCCCCGCCACCGACCTCGGCTACCTGCTCGTCAAGCATCCGGACCGGATGCACTCCTTCGAGCTGCCCGTCGGCGCGGCGCACGTGCTCTACCCGGAGGCCGACGAGCAGCGTTGCACGGCCGCCCTGATCGTCGACGTCGACCCGCTGCGGCTGGCCGGCGGGCACGGCCGGGGCCGCCGGCAGGCGGCCACCCCGGACACCTTCACCCTCGGCCAGTACGTCAACGACCGGCCGTACGCCGCGTCGAGCCTGCTGGCCTCGGCGCTGGCCAAGGTGTTCCGCTCGGCCCTGCGCGGCGAGTCCCGGGACCGGCCGGAGCTGGCCGCCGCGCCGATCCCGCTCCAGGTGCGGGTCCCCGTGCTGCGCTGCCGGGGCGGCGGTGACCTGGCGGCCCGGGTGTTCGCCCCGCTGGGCTGGGCCGTGACGGCCGCCCCGATCCCGCTCGACGAGACGCACCCGCAGTGGGGCGACAGCCGGTACGTCGACCTGACGCTCACCGGCACGCTGCGGCTCGCCGACGCCCTCAACCACCTGTACGTGCTGCTGCCGGTCCTCGACGACGCGAAGCACTACTGGGTCGCCCCGGACGAGATCGACAAGCTGCTCCGGGCGGGGGCCGGCTGGCTCGCCGGCCACCCGGAGCGGGCCACCATCACCCGCCGCTACCTGGCCCACCGCCGCGCCCTGGCGGGGGAGGCGATGGCCCGTCTCGCCGAGCAGCGGCTGGCCGACGAGCCGCCGGTCGACAGCGTGGCCGAGGAGGAGCGCGCGGAGGTCCCGCGCCGGCCGGCGCTGGCGCTGCGTCGCCGGGAGGCGGTGCTCGGCGCGCTCGCGGCCAGCGGGGCGACCCGGGTGCTGGACCTCGGCTGCGGTCCCGGCGCGCTGCTGTCGGCCCTGGTGGGCGACCGACGGTTCACGGAGGTCGTCGGCACCGACGTGTCCGCCCACGCGCTGACGCTGGCGGCCCGCCGGCTGCGGCTGGACCGGCTGCCGGAGCGGCAGCGGGACCGGATCCGGCTGTGGCAGTCCGCCCTGACCTACCGGGACGACCGGCTGCGCGGTTACGACGCGGCGGTCCTGATGGAGGTGATCGAGCACGTCGACCCGCCGCGCCTGCCGGCGCTGGAGGACGCCGTGTTCGGCCACGCCCGGCCGGCGACGGTCGTGGTGACCACGCCGAACGTCGAGCACAACGTCCGCTACGAGGGGCTGGGCGTGGGCCGGTTCCGGCACGCCGACCACCGTTTCGAGTGGACCCGGGCCGAGTTCGCGGCCTGGGTGGACCGGGTCGCGGCGACGTACGGCTACACGGCGGAGGTCCGGGGCGTCGGCGACGACGACCCGGAGGTGGGCCCGCCCACCCAGCTCGCCGTGTTCCGCACCGCCGGGACGACGACCGCCGGGCCGGGGACGAACACCGGACCGGGGACGACCGCCGAGCCGACGACGAGGGAGGCCGCCCGATGA